From Aquabacter sp. L1I39, the proteins below share one genomic window:
- a CDS encoding glycosyltransferase family 61 protein — MPVDLDSVGILHEVDRSSKGHDLLRHYERHISKLRKSKFVLFEIGSPTASTLNVWADYFPEASIVCLHYKEAAIEFSSDRIRVEVGDVLSPDFFDAAISKHGRPLLVVDDGSHRWDHQRIGLETLLPQLENNGFYVIEDLHSSYEPGFSGKESTPFVNYLKDRIDFLHLRGTRREDYEKLYSPAASSVARQIDYIEFVPRACIIHKRSDAKAPPRPRPEEIPQSVGIFDEKDYILYKDVNIERIRSYYDLVVPRCIGSFSRAAAIKKIEVPPSTLSRLKGVICLPRQILIQDGKLLPESFRRRNAKDKHVYLKPVSDDEIEFEYAHRNIAQIVKEPCFYLDGEHVDHYGHFTLEVLSRLWPFQKCDLSSLKIVTSAKPNPRIAELLAPFGVKPEQIHHFNRPIRCDNLIVASQDYILERSVSDLSLRVWRHIAEYYRTPSTSAVLYLSRSRWKKQRYLNQEEDIEQRLQEKGFEIVHPEDLTVPQQISIISQAKFVAGTSGSGFYNCIYNSIKGQRVILAPEKFVTLNDALVNRQSNSQITYITGRSAGKEVPMLDEWNIDTEQAVNGILSMVE, encoded by the coding sequence ATGCCAGTGGACCTTGACTCTGTCGGAATTCTGCATGAGGTTGATCGATCGTCTAAAGGTCACGACCTCCTCCGTCACTATGAGCGTCATATCTCAAAGTTGAGGAAGTCTAAATTTGTTTTATTTGAAATCGGTAGTCCAACCGCCTCAACATTGAATGTGTGGGCTGATTATTTTCCGGAAGCGTCCATTGTCTGCCTTCATTATAAGGAAGCTGCCATCGAGTTTTCGTCTGATCGCATAAGGGTCGAAGTCGGAGATGTACTATCTCCAGATTTCTTCGATGCTGCCATTTCGAAGCATGGCCGTCCACTCCTTGTCGTGGATGATGGAAGTCATCGCTGGGATCATCAGCGCATCGGGCTAGAGACACTGTTGCCGCAGCTCGAGAATAATGGTTTCTACGTTATTGAGGATCTGCACAGTAGCTACGAGCCCGGCTTTTCAGGCAAGGAAAGCACCCCGTTTGTCAATTATTTGAAAGATCGTATCGATTTTTTACACTTGCGCGGAACTCGACGGGAGGACTACGAAAAGCTATACTCACCAGCGGCTTCAAGCGTTGCAAGGCAGATCGATTATATTGAGTTTGTTCCCCGTGCGTGTATTATTCACAAAAGGTCGGATGCGAAGGCGCCCCCACGGCCCCGACCTGAAGAAATTCCGCAGAGCGTTGGTATATTTGACGAGAAAGATTATATTCTATATAAAGATGTTAATATTGAACGTATCCGCAGCTATTATGACCTTGTAGTCCCTCGTTGCATCGGAAGCTTTTCGCGAGCCGCCGCCATCAAAAAAATCGAAGTTCCTCCTTCGACGCTCTCACGTCTGAAGGGAGTAATTTGTCTTCCGCGACAGATACTTATCCAAGACGGAAAGTTGCTCCCTGAGTCGTTCCGGCGTCGGAATGCAAAGGATAAGCATGTTTATCTCAAGCCAGTCTCTGATGACGAGATTGAGTTTGAGTACGCGCATCGCAATATTGCGCAGATTGTCAAAGAACCTTGCTTCTATCTTGATGGCGAGCATGTCGATCACTATGGGCATTTCACGTTGGAGGTTCTAAGTCGGCTCTGGCCGTTTCAGAAGTGTGATTTGTCATCATTGAAAATCGTGACCTCTGCCAAACCGAACCCGCGGATCGCCGAACTCTTGGCGCCATTTGGCGTTAAGCCCGAGCAGATTCATCATTTCAATCGACCCATTCGGTGCGACAATCTGATAGTTGCCAGCCAGGACTATATCCTGGAGCGTTCTGTCTCTGATCTGAGCTTGCGGGTGTGGAGACATATTGCCGAGTATTATCGCACTCCATCCACCTCTGCGGTTCTGTACCTCTCACGCTCACGCTGGAAGAAACAACGTTACCTCAACCAGGAGGAGGACATTGAGCAACGCCTGCAAGAGAAAGGCTTCGAAATCGTTCATCCGGAGGATCTCACCGTCCCTCAGCAGATATCGATCATTTCTCAGGCGAAGTTTGTCGCAGGAACGTCCGGCTCGGGTTTCTACAATTGCATCTACAATTCGATCAAGGGGCAGCGCGTTATTCTCGCACCCGAAAAGTTCGTGACTTTGAATGACGCATTGGTGAATCGCCAATCCAATTCACAAATAACCTACATCACCGGTCGATCGGCTGGTAAGGAGGTGCCCATGCTGGATGAATGGAACATCGATACTGAACAAGCTGTGAACGGTATATTGTCGATGGTAGAGTAA
- a CDS encoding antitoxin MazE family protein: MSSAPRPKSSRVKVGEHRARLRAQGLRPIQIWVPDVRAPAFRAEARRQSLAVASSEQAGDDQAFIDAVSDWGHE, encoded by the coding sequence ATGTCATCCGCACCCAGGCCCAAGTCCTCGCGCGTGAAGGTCGGCGAGCATCGCGCGCGACTGCGCGCCCAGGGGCTTCGGCCGATCCAAATCTGGGTGCCGGATGTACGGGCACCCGCCTTCCGAGCGGAAGCGCGGCGCCAGTCGCTGGCTGTCGCATCGAGCGAACAGGCCGGCGATGATCAGGCCTTCATCGATGCCGTGTCCGACTGGGGCCACGAATGA
- a CDS encoding type II toxin-antitoxin system PemK/MazF family toxin: MRRGEVWTVAGGQDYAGKPRPVVIVQDDSFEGTDSLTICAFTTDETEAPLFRLVVQPNERNGLRAVCRLMVDKITTVRKAKFGQQVGRLDDEDMVRLNQAMIVFLGLAASPRASRKGSEP, from the coding sequence ATGAGGCGCGGCGAAGTATGGACCGTTGCCGGAGGACAGGATTACGCCGGAAAGCCGCGCCCGGTGGTCATCGTGCAGGACGACAGTTTCGAGGGAACGGACTCCCTCACCATCTGCGCCTTCACCACCGACGAGACGGAGGCCCCGCTGTTCCGGCTGGTTGTCCAGCCGAACGAGAGAAATGGCCTGCGCGCGGTCTGCCGCCTGATGGTCGATAAGATCACGACGGTTCGGAAGGCGAAGTTCGGGCAGCAGGTCGGTCGCCTGGATGACGAGGACATGGTCCGGCTCAATCAGGCGATGATCGTCTTCCTCGGGCTGGCCGCGTCGCCGCGGGCGAGCCGGAAAGGGAGTGAGCCATGA
- a CDS encoding SGNH/GDSL hydrolase family protein, translated as MKSYEHAGEKPYLQNFKSRNTGRLANAFQSVRGKTAPCLLAIVGDSNVAGHGCGIDGTGFVDARRYSAPVRLSLLLRARGVNAHADGIFGNSGTGGEYEYYDPRVKLGIGWKAAGAGLSGGYYLADSGDDVLQFKPELCFSDLNIAYCQAPTRGTFDLEIDGTLVDRINTKGPNALVQREWKVSAGYHCISIRHSGQRGQVGILRISPHDSWSPDFEVANLGVCGAKIDYWSMDKEPWSPFRSVSNIKPDGIIIDIGTNDIAHKSPLADFRRNYQRVISEWGKASDVILVVPVARALRGAPEEAQRAYADVIRELSAENDVPLIDLPMCFGPQEVAFQRGLHFDQTHLNQRGSALKAMAYDEALALIE; from the coding sequence ATGAAGTCTTATGAACATGCTGGCGAGAAGCCTTACCTTCAAAACTTTAAGAGTAGGAACACGGGTCGACTTGCAAATGCATTCCAGAGTGTGAGAGGCAAAACAGCGCCATGTCTATTGGCCATTGTTGGAGATAGCAATGTCGCTGGCCATGGTTGCGGCATAGATGGCACTGGTTTCGTAGATGCCAGAAGGTATTCAGCACCTGTGCGGTTGTCACTCCTTTTAAGGGCTCGTGGAGTTAACGCGCATGCCGATGGCATTTTTGGGAATTCCGGTACAGGGGGCGAGTACGAATATTACGACCCGCGCGTTAAATTGGGCATCGGCTGGAAAGCTGCTGGCGCCGGCCTCAGCGGTGGTTATTATTTGGCTGATTCAGGCGATGATGTGCTCCAGTTTAAACCGGAATTGTGTTTTAGCGATCTAAATATTGCCTATTGTCAGGCTCCCACTCGAGGTACATTCGATTTGGAAATTGATGGAACCTTAGTCGATCGTATTAACACAAAGGGGCCAAACGCGTTGGTGCAGCGGGAGTGGAAAGTGTCTGCAGGGTACCACTGCATTTCTATTCGGCATAGCGGACAGAGAGGACAGGTAGGTATACTGCGGATAAGCCCGCATGACAGCTGGTCACCAGACTTTGAGGTGGCTAATCTCGGAGTTTGCGGAGCTAAAATTGACTATTGGTCGATGGATAAAGAGCCGTGGAGTCCATTCCGCTCTGTCTCGAATATAAAGCCGGACGGGATAATTATTGACATAGGAACTAATGATATTGCGCATAAGTCGCCGTTGGCGGATTTTCGCCGTAATTACCAGAGAGTAATATCCGAGTGGGGAAAGGCTAGTGATGTAATCCTTGTTGTGCCTGTAGCCCGGGCTCTCCGAGGGGCGCCCGAGGAGGCGCAGCGAGCCTACGCCGACGTCATTAGAGAGCTTTCCGCGGAGAATGATGTGCCGTTAATAGATTTGCCGATGTGTTTCGGTCCGCAGGAGGTCGCGTTCCAAAGGGGTCTACATTTTGACCAGACCCACCTTAATCAGAGGGGTAGCGCTCTAAAGGCTATGGCATATGACGAAGCTCTTGCTCTGATTGAATAG
- a CDS encoding IS3 family transposase (programmed frameshift), with product MKASKFSDAQKALILKQGADGVPVAEICRRAGISPATYFDWKKKYEGLAPLEMRRLKQLEDENTKLRKLVADLSLDREMLQDIVRRKNLRPGRKRELVGMMCGEWQVSIRRACAALEFDRSTHHYKSCRPDQAGLAARIKTICETRVRYGYRRVQVLLRREGWAINQKRTRRIYNELGLQLRNKTPKRRVKAKLREDRAPATRPNDVWAMDFVHDQLATGRKIRVLTVVDTFSRFSPVVDPRFSYRAEHVVATLERVCAKVGYPRIIRVDQGSEFVSRDLDLWAYAKGVTLDFSRPGKPTDNAFIEACNGRFRSECLNTHWFLTLADAAEKMEAWLRYYNEDRPHGTIGHKPPITLQNSGGAPSPPP from the exons ATGAAGGCATCGAAATTTTCGGACGCACAGAAGGCGCTCATCCTGAAGCAGGGAGCGGACGGTGTCCCGGTGGCGGAGATCTGCCGGCGGGCCGGAATCAGCCCGGCGACCTACTTCGACTGGAAGAAGAAATATGAAGGGCTCGCCCCGCTCGAGATGCGGCGGCTGAAGCAGCTCGAGGACGAGAATACGAAGCTGAGGAAGCTCGTAGCCGACCTCTCGCTCGACCGGGAGATGCTGCAGGATATCGTCCGCCGAAAAA ATCTGAGGCCTGGTCGCAAGCGCGAGCTCGTCGGCATGATGTGTGGTGAGTGGCAGGTGTCGATCCGGCGGGCTTGTGCGGCTCTGGAGTTTGACCGGTCCACCCACCACTACAAGTCCTGCCGACCCGACCAGGCCGGCCTCGCGGCACGGATCAAGACGATCTGCGAGACGCGTGTGCGCTACGGCTACCGGCGCGTGCAGGTGCTGCTACGACGGGAAGGCTGGGCGATCAATCAGAAGAGAACCCGCAGAATTTACAATGAGTTAGGTCTCCAGCTGCGCAATAAGACACCGAAGCGTCGCGTGAAGGCGAAGTTGCGGGAGGATCGGGCGCCTGCCACTCGGCCGAACGATGTCTGGGCGATGGATTTTGTCCATGACCAGCTGGCCACCGGCCGCAAGATCCGGGTGCTGACCGTGGTCGACACCTTCTCGCGCTTCTCGCCGGTGGTCGATCCGCGTTTCAGCTATCGGGCCGAGCACGTGGTCGCGACCCTCGAACGGGTCTGCGCCAAGGTGGGCTATCCGCGGATCATCCGGGTCGACCAGGGCTCGGAGTTCGTCTCCCGGGATCTCGACCTGTGGGCCTATGCGAAGGGCGTCACGCTGGACTTCTCCCGGCCGGGAAAGCCCACCGACAACGCCTTCATCGAGGCATGCAACGGGCGCTTCCGAAGTGAATGCCTGAACACCCACTGGTTCCTGACGCTTGCCGACGCGGCCGAAAAGATGGAGGCTTGGCTCAGATACTACAACGAGGATCGGCCGCATGGGACCATCGGCCATAAGCCGCCGATCACGCTGCAGAACTCCGGCGGCGCACCCAGCCCACCGCCGTGA
- a CDS encoding recombinase family protein produces MTAPLRAALYLRVSTVRQAEHDVSIPDQRRQGEAWCAARGYQLIETYVEPGASATNDRRPEFQRMIEAGTSKPAPFDVVIVHSFSRFFRDHFELEFYVRKLAKNGVKLVSITQEMGDDPMHVMMRQIMALFDEYQSKENAKHVMRALKENARQGFWNGALPPIGYRTVAAEQRGAKTKKKLEIDPLHAETVRLIYRLALEGDGTTGQMGVKNIVSYLNKRRIFTRDGGRWGIGQVHRILTRRTYMGEHEFNKRFKTKELKPVSEIVVVPVPPIISRDTFDTVQMLLKARHPMVTPSAVTSGPTMLTGLIHCAKCGGAMTIRTGKGGRYRYYACSMKARQGPTACTGMAMPMEKLDDLVASHLEERLLQPERLETILATVLDRRQERSERQREHISELNRRAAESEARLRRLYDAIEAGVADLDDPALKDRILGLRAIRDQAKADAERAQAMLQNAGSKAVTPEMLSKFAEAARQRIRLEGGGYRRDHLRALAQRVEVAEGEVRIMGSKSRLLQTLVSSDGVNAVPTQGLNWRRIGNWMRALCSGFLVQPPIVRTIKAASRVMRAPIHTEWILELSIDILTVPERLSIRQIAAHLAKERGETTAHYTLVYEASDRARRHKGCSCHLRSRLGPLFRRNFQAARHAPCQYLQQTCPVGRAVP; encoded by the coding sequence ATGACCGCACCCTTGCGCGCCGCCCTCTATCTGCGCGTCTCGACGGTGCGCCAGGCCGAGCACGATGTCTCAATTCCCGACCAGAGACGCCAGGGGGAAGCCTGGTGCGCCGCGCGCGGCTACCAGTTGATCGAGACCTATGTGGAGCCGGGCGCATCGGCCACCAATGACCGCCGCCCCGAGTTCCAGCGGATGATCGAAGCGGGCACGTCCAAGCCCGCGCCCTTCGACGTGGTGATCGTCCACTCGTTCAGCCGCTTCTTCCGCGATCACTTCGAGCTTGAATTCTACGTCCGCAAGCTGGCGAAGAACGGCGTCAAACTGGTCTCGATCACGCAGGAAATGGGGGATGACCCCATGCACGTCATGATGCGGCAGATCATGGCGCTGTTCGACGAGTATCAGTCGAAGGAGAACGCCAAGCATGTGATGCGGGCCTTGAAGGAGAATGCCCGGCAAGGCTTCTGGAACGGCGCCCTGCCGCCGATCGGCTATCGCACCGTCGCGGCCGAGCAGCGCGGGGCGAAGACCAAGAAGAAGCTGGAGATCGACCCGCTCCACGCCGAGACCGTGCGGCTGATCTATCGGCTCGCCCTTGAAGGCGACGGCACCACCGGCCAGATGGGCGTCAAGAACATCGTTTCCTATCTGAACAAGCGGCGCATCTTCACCCGCGATGGTGGGCGCTGGGGCATTGGGCAAGTCCACCGCATCCTAACCCGCCGCACCTATATGGGCGAACATGAGTTCAACAAGCGGTTCAAGACCAAGGAGCTGAAGCCGGTCAGCGAGATCGTTGTCGTGCCGGTGCCGCCGATCATCAGTCGGGACACGTTCGACACCGTGCAGATGCTCCTCAAGGCGCGACATCCCATGGTGACGCCATCCGCCGTGACCAGCGGCCCGACCATGCTCACCGGCCTGATCCATTGCGCCAAGTGCGGCGGCGCCATGACCATCCGCACCGGCAAGGGCGGACGCTACCGTTACTACGCCTGCTCCATGAAGGCGCGGCAGGGGCCGACCGCATGCACCGGCATGGCGATGCCGATGGAGAAGCTGGACGATCTGGTTGCCAGTCATCTGGAGGAACGCCTGCTCCAGCCGGAGCGGCTGGAAACGATTCTCGCCACAGTGCTTGATCGGAGGCAGGAGCGATCCGAGCGCCAGCGCGAGCATATCTCCGAGTTGAACAGGCGTGCAGCCGAGTCTGAAGCCCGCCTCAGGCGGCTTTATGACGCCATAGAGGCCGGCGTCGCCGATCTGGACGACCCGGCGCTGAAGGACCGCATCCTCGGCCTGAGAGCCATCCGCGATCAGGCCAAGGCTGACGCCGAACGCGCCCAGGCCATGCTCCAGAACGCCGGAAGCAAGGCCGTTACGCCGGAGATGCTGAGCAAATTCGCCGAAGCTGCGCGTCAGCGCATCCGCCTAGAAGGCGGCGGCTATCGCCGTGACCATCTCCGCGCACTCGCCCAGCGCGTCGAAGTTGCCGAGGGTGAAGTGCGGATCATGGGATCGAAATCCCGGCTGCTTCAGACGCTGGTATCGAGTGATGGCGTAAACGCAGTGCCCACTCAGGGACTGAATTGGCGGAGGATAGGAAACTGGATGCGAGCGCTCTGCTCGGGTTTCCTCGTACAGCCGCCAATTGTCAGAACAATCAAAGCAGCTTCGAGGGTGATGCGCGCTCCCATCCACACTGAATGGATACTCGAGTTATCGATTGATATACTGACAGTTCCAGAAAGGCTGAGTATCAGGCAGATTGCGGCTCATCTCGCAAAGGAGCGAGGTGAAACGACCGCGCACTATACGCTAGTGTACGAAGCCTCGGATCGAGCCCGAAGGCATAAGGGTTGCTCGTGTCACCTTCGATCCAGGTTGGGCCCGCTATTTCGTCGAAATTTCCAGGCAGCTCGTCATGCGCCGTGCCAGTATCTGCAACAAACTTGTCCAGTTGGACGCGCAGTGCCTTGA
- a CDS encoding BPTD_3080 family restriction endonuclease, translating to MSDAFFQSPILNSPYEEPTRHWELDSAGQPTNQLIARRRPSALVSPIPKPKKVRGKAVQADLLADAMGQEYNPTEVINGVRSAVESWRRLPESQWNVTPSTARLLRHWRAFAFANQKPFFCQVEAVETVIWLTEVAPKSSSQGRRFWTHLEAANAASNPELMRMALKLATGAGKTTVMAMLIAWQTINAVRHPNARRFSRGFLVVAPGITIKDRLRVLQPNDPDSYYSTRQLVPEDMLPDMGRAKIVITNFHAFKKKDEVPLNKVQQAALKTKPREESDGSMIRRVAGALMGMKNIVVLNDEAHHCYRERPLTPEEQAALKGDELAEAKENNEAARLWISGLEAVKRELGIQMVYDLSATPFFLRGSGYREGSLFGWVMSDFSLMDAIECGIVKLPRVPIMDNVPGGDTPMFSNLWEYVGKSLPKKGRASAKGYDPQRLPNELLTAIDALYGHYAKTHALWRESGVEVDPVFIVVCNNTATSKLVHDYIAGYEVEDAHGNRTLVAGKCELFRNFDPDGVAIPRMRTLLIDSQQLESGEAIGPEFREAAKEEIQRFKDELIARHQDAQAGNQIDDATLLREVMNTVGRKGALGEGIRCVVSVSMLTEGWDANTVTHVLGVRAFGTQLLCEQVIGRALRRQSYQLQANGHFKVEYADVLGIPFDFTAQPVVSKPSPPDDMFRVFAVSPERDASEIRFPRVEGYRTELPQDVLRAEFSPDSTLELTPELVGATETINAGIIGEQADLTLDHLKDVRLPKIYFHLADWIVKRRLTEAGQQPSPRLIMQMKPIVRRWMAEHLVCSGGTQPAQLLYYGVADRVAERIMAALTRAQGEGSGVIALLDPYNREGTTRHVRFTTSKDRYETGPRCHINAAVIDSDWEAEFCRVADRHPRVLAWVKNHNLGFEVPYRAAGEVRRYRPDFIVRLDDGHGPDNPLNLVVEIKGARDEADKDKAETMRTLWVPGVNRLGFLGRWDYAEFRDVWTIRTEFAAKVEAWLDEVTRDAGGAGR from the coding sequence ATGAGCGATGCGTTCTTTCAGTCTCCAATTCTCAACTCGCCCTATGAAGAGCCCACGCGTCATTGGGAACTGGATTCCGCAGGGCAGCCCACCAATCAGCTGATTGCGCGCCGCCGCCCCAGTGCCCTGGTCTCCCCCATCCCCAAGCCCAAGAAGGTGCGCGGGAAAGCTGTGCAGGCGGATCTCCTCGCCGACGCGATGGGGCAGGAGTACAACCCAACCGAGGTCATTAACGGCGTCCGCTCGGCCGTCGAGAGCTGGAGGCGGCTGCCGGAGAGCCAGTGGAACGTCACGCCTTCCACAGCCCGCCTTCTACGTCATTGGCGCGCCTTCGCGTTTGCGAATCAGAAGCCGTTTTTCTGCCAGGTGGAAGCGGTAGAAACGGTCATCTGGCTGACGGAGGTGGCGCCCAAATCGTCCTCGCAGGGACGGCGTTTCTGGACGCATCTGGAGGCGGCCAATGCCGCGTCCAATCCCGAATTGATGCGCATGGCGCTGAAGCTGGCCACGGGGGCTGGCAAGACCACGGTGATGGCCATGCTCATTGCCTGGCAGACCATCAATGCCGTCCGCCACCCCAATGCGCGCAGGTTTTCCCGTGGCTTCCTGGTGGTCGCGCCCGGCATCACCATCAAGGACCGGCTGCGCGTGCTCCAGCCCAACGATCCCGACAGCTATTACAGCACGCGCCAATTGGTGCCGGAGGACATGCTGCCGGACATGGGCCGGGCCAAGATCGTCATCACCAATTTTCACGCCTTCAAGAAGAAGGACGAGGTGCCGCTCAACAAGGTGCAGCAGGCCGCACTCAAGACCAAGCCGCGTGAGGAAAGCGACGGCAGCATGATCCGCAGGGTGGCCGGCGCCTTGATGGGCATGAAGAACATCGTCGTACTCAACGACGAAGCCCATCACTGCTACCGCGAGCGGCCGCTCACGCCGGAGGAGCAGGCGGCCCTCAAGGGCGATGAGCTGGCGGAGGCCAAGGAGAATAACGAGGCGGCGCGGCTTTGGATTTCCGGCCTGGAGGCGGTGAAGCGCGAGCTGGGAATCCAGATGGTCTATGACCTCTCGGCGACGCCCTTCTTCCTGCGCGGCTCGGGCTATCGGGAAGGCTCGCTGTTCGGCTGGGTGATGAGCGACTTCTCCCTCATGGATGCGATCGAATGCGGCATCGTGAAACTGCCGCGCGTGCCCATCATGGACAACGTGCCCGGCGGGGACACGCCCATGTTCAGCAATCTGTGGGAGTATGTGGGCAAGAGCCTGCCCAAGAAGGGGCGGGCGAGCGCTAAGGGCTATGATCCGCAGCGTCTGCCGAACGAGCTTTTGACCGCCATCGATGCCCTCTATGGCCATTATGCCAAGACCCACGCCTTATGGCGGGAGAGCGGCGTCGAGGTGGACCCGGTCTTCATCGTGGTGTGCAACAACACCGCCACGTCCAAGCTGGTGCATGATTATATCGCCGGCTACGAGGTGGAGGACGCGCACGGCAACCGGACGCTTGTCGCGGGCAAATGCGAGCTGTTCCGCAATTTCGATCCCGATGGCGTCGCCATCCCCCGCATGCGCACCTTGCTCATCGACAGCCAGCAATTGGAGAGCGGGGAGGCCATCGGCCCCGAATTCCGCGAGGCGGCGAAGGAGGAGATCCAGCGTTTCAAGGACGAACTGATCGCGCGGCACCAGGATGCGCAGGCGGGCAACCAAATCGACGACGCCACCCTCCTGCGCGAGGTGATGAACACGGTCGGCCGCAAGGGGGCGCTGGGCGAGGGCATTCGCTGTGTTGTGTCGGTCTCCATGCTCACGGAAGGGTGGGATGCCAACACGGTCACCCACGTGCTGGGGGTGCGCGCCTTCGGCACTCAGCTTCTGTGCGAGCAGGTGATCGGCCGCGCGCTGCGGCGCCAGTCCTACCAGTTACAGGCGAATGGCCACTTCAAGGTGGAATATGCCGACGTGCTGGGCATCCCCTTCGATTTCACGGCCCAGCCGGTGGTGTCGAAGCCCAGCCCGCCGGACGACATGTTCCGCGTGTTCGCGGTCAGCCCGGAGCGCGACGCCAGCGAAATCCGCTTCCCGCGGGTGGAAGGCTATCGCACTGAATTGCCGCAGGATGTGCTGCGCGCCGAATTCTCCCCCGACTCGACCCTGGAACTGACGCCGGAACTGGTGGGCGCCACCGAGACCATCAATGCCGGCATCATCGGCGAGCAGGCGGACTTGACGCTCGATCATCTAAAGGATGTGCGCCTGCCCAAGATCTATTTCCATCTCGCGGATTGGATCGTAAAGCGGCGCCTCACCGAGGCGGGCCAGCAACCCAGCCCCCGGCTTATCATGCAGATGAAGCCCATTGTGCGGCGCTGGATGGCCGAGCATCTGGTCTGCTCCGGCGGCACGCAGCCCGCGCAACTGCTTTATTACGGCGTGGCCGACCGGGTGGCGGAGCGCATCATGGCGGCGCTCACGCGGGCGCAGGGCGAGGGCAGCGGCGTCATCGCTCTGCTCGATCCCTATAATCGCGAGGGCACCACCCGCCACGTGCGCTTCACCACCAGCAAGGACCGCTATGAGACCGGCCCCCGCTGCCACATCAATGCGGCCGTGATCGACAGCGATTGGGAGGCCGAATTCTGCCGGGTGGCTGACCGCCACCCGCGCGTGCTGGCCTGGGTGAAGAACCACAATCTCGGCTTTGAGGTGCCCTACCGGGCCGCCGGCGAGGTGCGTCGCTATCGCCCCGATTTCATCGTCCGCCTGGATGACGGCCACGGGCCGGACAATCCGCTGAACCTGGTGGTGGAAATCAAGGGCGCGCGGGACGAGGCTGACAAGGACAAGGCCGAGACCATGCGCACCCTCTGGGTGCCCGGCGTGAACCGGCTGGGTTTCCTGGGGCGCTGGGACTATGCGGAATTCCGCGACGTCTGGACCATCCGCACCGAGTTTGCGGCGAAGGTTGAGGCGTGGCTGGATGAGGTGACGCGTGATGCTGGGGGAGCAGGACGGTGA
- a CDS encoding helix-turn-helix domain-containing protein: MKGRAVLAWNVRALRVERGLSQERLAADAGIDRAYLGGIERRVENPTIDLLDRLAQVLDVTLCDLVRLPAEGATPPVSLKRGRKKA, from the coding sequence ATGAAGGGACGTGCCGTTCTGGCCTGGAATGTGCGGGCCCTGCGGGTTGAGCGGGGATTGTCGCAAGAGCGCCTGGCGGCGGATGCCGGGATCGACCGGGCGTATCTGGGCGGCATTGAGCGACGGGTGGAAAACCCCACCATCGACCTTCTGGATCGTCTCGCTCAGGTTCTGGACGTGACCTTGTGCGATCTGGTGCGCCTGCCGGCTGAAGGGGCGACGCCTCCCGTGTCGCTGAAGCGCGGGCGCAAGAAGGCGTGA
- a CDS encoding TIGR02594 family protein, producing the protein MLPAQYLWLEAKPGPRMIVEALKEFGTLEAPGTADNPKIISWQAELEAAGLGRAYAGVYRHDAIPWCGLFMAIVAHRANIERRPERNPPRLYLAAHEWASFGVSVPKGAAALGDVLVFKRKGGGHVGLYVGHDASAFHVLGGNQSDRVMLSRLSKQRLVVVRRPAYRAKPANVRPIPLAASGSLSVNEA; encoded by the coding sequence ATGCTGCCTGCCCAATACCTATGGCTCGAAGCCAAGCCCGGCCCGCGCATGATCGTCGAAGCGCTGAAGGAATTCGGCACCCTCGAAGCGCCCGGCACCGCCGACAATCCGAAGATCATCAGCTGGCAGGCGGAACTCGAAGCCGCCGGGCTCGGCCGCGCCTATGCCGGCGTCTACCGCCACGACGCAATCCCGTGGTGCGGCCTGTTCATGGCGATTGTTGCCCACCGCGCGAACATCGAACGCCGCCCAGAGCGCAACCCGCCGCGCCTCTATCTCGCAGCCCACGAATGGGCGTCCTTCGGCGTCTCGGTTCCGAAGGGCGCGGCTGCACTGGGCGATGTGCTCGTCTTCAAGCGCAAGGGCGGCGGGCATGTCGGCCTCTATGTCGGCCACGACGCCTCAGCCTTCCACGTTCTCGGCGGCAATCAATCCGATCGCGTGATGCTTTCCCGGCTCTCAAAGCAGCGCCTCGTGGTGGTGCGCCGCCCGGCCTATCGCGCCAAGCCCGCGAACGTCCGCCCGATCCCTCTCGCTGCGAGCGGAAGCCTCTCCGTCAACGAGGCCTGA